A segment of the Populus alba chromosome 9, ASM523922v2, whole genome shotgun sequence genome:
CTCTCCAGTCCCCTTCCTACATACGATTCAGTAGAGCATTTCATGCTTAGATTGATGTTGTTTGATAAGGTTATCTTGGCACGTGGTTGACTTATGAGCAGCTCATTAGAGCTCTCTTCTATGTCATATTGGTGGACATACTATTGATACCCTGAAATTCCTTGATACCCTACATGGTATTTCTTAGTAAACAAAAATTTACTTGTCGGAATTAGCAGTTTGTTTTACTCTTTGGCAGACAAGCTGCCTCTTCTGAAAGGCGACTTATACTTTGTCCCTCTGAACAggctaattttcatttttttcacatCTGACTggaaagttgtttttttctgtACCAGGTTGCATTCTTTTTATACCTTTCATTAGATTTTTGTAGTGATTGACAAATTACAGTTTACTACATGGTAGGTTATTCTTATTTTGTCATCTGATCTCCAAATAAGGCAGGTGCTTTAAGGGAAATCTAGCTGATATTCAGTGGGATTAGGGCTGCTCTTTTATGATATTCCCCTTTGCTTTCGTAATTTGGAGGACAGCTTATTCTCCAATAtgcctttgtaattttttcagtgaacatatttttctcttatctaaaatatcttaaaaaagtaaaaacaaaagggaaactTGATGTAAAAGATGCTGCACTTAGCATAGATGTGGCCATTTGATGCGTCAGAAAGAAAAAGGAGCATGAAAATGATGAGGGTTTGCTAGCTTAGTTGGTAAAACCATGTTTGGCTCCAAGATAGCAGCCCAAGAGGTGGAaactggataaaaaaatttaacaaaaaaataacaaaacaagaGGATATGAAGACAGCTACCCCAAGCCCTATCTAACTATTTACAGAATCCGCTGAACAAAAACTAcctaaaagctaaaataattgATGCCTAATACCACAAGTGAGTCTGTAATACATGTGCCTGATAATCATAAGCAAATGTTATAAGCAGAAACATGATTAGGCAATTCAATATGTATAATTATGCACCTTTACCCCAATCATTAACTAGATGGAGATTCGAAGCATATAAAACAGACTGCAGAATAGTAAGGGtttgaagttaaaaaagaaaaaaaagatcttgTAGCGGATCGGTCATATCCATCTCCATTGCCACTCCTAGAGCTTGCCTTCAGTATTTCTTACTGCCTTTTCTTCTACTCAAATTACTTCCTTAGAATGACTAGTTGAATACTAGCTTGCCAGTTGTATTCTTTTTTAGCAGTATCAAATctatttattaattcaattcaaacttGCCAGCAGGGTCTGCTTACATGCGCTTGCCTCCCTCAAGGGTATCCTAAACATTCTATAAATTTCTGACAGAGATGCTAAAAGATTGACAAatgtaaatctaaaaaaaacattgattataGTTGAAAATTACTGTAAAGATAAAGATTTGCAAGTTATATTTCTGATCCGCTTGATTTAGGGCATAAgatgaaaagttatttattctttctaattttgataaaacaaaagaagtcaaatcattatttgtCATCTAAGCTGTttgtattgttgattttttctttatgttattttctCTACAAAATTATGTTGtatgaaaattttattctttatcttCCTATGCTATTAGATTGAGGAACTGAATGCAAAGGTGGAGGAACTGAAAGAAAGTTCATTGCCACGAAGAAATTTTGGGGAGCCATCTAGTTCAAAAGAGTTGCTATGTCAACACAAGGGTACAAATAGACCTTCTTTTGGATTTGGACTTTGTAAAGATTGCTATGCAATTGTGAGTGTTGCTcccttttatgaaaattaactagttttttcCCTAACAAAAGATGTTACAATTCACATTCCTACTCTGATACAGGTTATAGGATTTGATGGGGGAACAGATCCTCCAGCTTTCCAAAATGCTGAGAgtcaaagaatgaaaaaatCATCTATTAGACATAACATGAGTGACTCAAATTTGGTTAGTATGTCTTCCTTAAAGCTAGAGTACTCTTAAACTAATGAACTTAACCATTTGCTTTCTCTATTGGCTTTGTTGCTGTTGAAATATTCATGTTTAATCATTTCTGATGTGCAAATTGTTTGGTTAGTAGGTCAAGATGGAAAATGCTAGCTAAAAATTTGCCTTTTTTGTTTGACATAATAAAAATGCTTGTTAGTTGACAATATCTCCTGCCTGGGCTGcaattttctggtttttctgAGTCAATAAGCCCTGTACAATTACTCTAGTTTGTGGCTACTAAGTTGCTAACTGCTAGATTCTTCTTTCAAACACTCTTAACTTTCAATCACATATTCAGATCTCTTAGACCCTGCTTTTGTGggttaaacatataaaattatatgtagAGGACAATGGACTTGAGATAGAGCTTACACTATCAGATATCTGCTTTTCCTCAATAGTCATTTAAGTGTTTCATCTTCTCTCTGTATTATTTTCCAAATATCTTTCACTGTTGCGCATGTGCACACACATAGAGCCAAGCGTGTGTTTTGTGTGTTTTGCCATGGAATCAATAAAGATATGCTGCAGTAAGATCTTTTGGATGTATTAGATAACACTTAAAAGCATATGATTTGCAAGGACATTAGAATTAGCTATGAACATATCTTACCACCAAACACTCTATTAGGAAAAAGTACCTATGATAACATTAGAGAATCATGCAATGAATTATGTGTATCTGATTTTATGCTATGAATTTCTGGTGAAAGTTAAACTTATATTTGCTTTTCAGCATTTTAATTGTAAGTTGTTATTGATCTTTTATCCTcgtttatttttcagtttgcAAAAGAATTGAACAGCCAATGCGAGAGAAGAGATGATGAAAGGCCAACACGCGAGCCTGAAAGTGCTGGTGGGTTTGCCCTCTTTATCCTTATGAAGAGATATTATGGTTTGAAATTGGCATGGTCTTCTTccaaaatacttgaaaaatatttacttgaaaCTAAAATGTTTCAGGAGCTGCTACGGGGCATTTAGCCAATGATTCTGATAAACTGCATGGTGTGGGTGATATGAGTTCTAAAGATTTTGAAGAGTCAGATGGCTTTTCTGATATTGATGATGCTGAGGTGAGAACCAAAGATTCTAACATTTTGCATTTCCTTTAATTTacaaatcattaatttcagaatCTTGCTTTGATCATGTTCCAAAAGCAATATTAAGCATGGGTTGCAGCACTGAATTTCAGAAACTGAAGCCTTTCTGTGTTTAAGCTTTGTGATTTGCAGTAACTTTTTCTAATCTTCATCATCCCAAGCCTATCTCATTGCTCGTGCTTCTTGTTTTGTATTAATGTACTGTATCACAACAATATTTgggctttgaattttttttttcttacatgatTTGAACAATATTTGTCATTCTGGAttcaaattgttgaaacttCATTCAGGAAGTGTCGTAATACCTTGTCCTTGCATGCATGCAGTCACGTGTATGAGTACTGTTAAGAGTGTCCTAATAGAAACCCAAACTCCCCCTCTTTTCTTAGCCCAGCAAAGtcgagaaggaaaaaaaaagaaaatcattttgcAATGCTGGAGTCTGACAAATCTGGCACCTAATACTGTTGACGCTGCTCTTTTTCCAGGAATATTTTTTACGAAATAATAAGACTGTAATtctcatgatttttgtttttatactaaTTTGATGTATTTGAACTTTGCTATTCAAACAGTAGCTATTTAGTCAATTCATTCTGCTTTACCTTGTTTTTTCATAAACTAGTTTGTATTTCTATTCATCTATATCCATTCAATTGcatgtttcattttatttttttgatttcattgtttagatattttatagGTTGATAGCTACCTTCACAACGAGGAGGAAAAACGTTACAAAACAATCATTTGGGAAGAAATGAATCGAGAGTATCTTCAGGTAATTGAATTTTCTGAAGTCAAATTTCCGTTGATTTCTACATCACAGGCTAGGGACCATTTCTTGGTTCAATTGTAACACTTGGGCTTGCAAAAGCATGTTTGCAAATTCAAGTCTTTATAGCAGTCACTTCTTGCAAAAATGCTGAAGGGTAGGTCAGCAGGCTCATGACAGGTTAATGAGCATTGACATCTTATGgctttatttatgaatttgtaaCTTCTCTTTTGAGAAGCTACTCGATAAGTTTATGTTGGTGTTTCAACTATTACTTCTATGTTTTCTAGCAAATTGTGATATGATTTTTGATCCAAAACATATACCATAGGATTTGTATTCACATAATTCGTGTGTTGAATTGGATGACTGTTTGTATGCAACACCTTGTCATATCTTGcaccatttaaaattattagctAGTTTTTCTTCAGCTTAATATATggtcatttttctcatttctttaTTTGCTTAGCTAGCATCTTGGGAAATTGCCAGGTATATATTTGCTTGTCTTTGCATGATAAAATGCTTTCTATGCAGTTGTTATTCTTGTTCTAGTTCTATGGATTTAGCTTGAAGTTCATTGGTGACTGCTATTTACAGGAACAGGCAGCCAAAGAAGCAGCCGCAGCAACTCTTAAGAAAGCTTGGGAGGAGGATTTCAAGAATTGCCCAGAGGACTTGCAAGCTGCAAAGAAACTGGATGCTGCAGTAAAAGCTGATTTAGCTAAATCTAAAAAGGTAAATTTCTGGTTTACTatgagaattttttatatactctTTATCATTGGAAGATCTCAACTATAGTTCTGTAATGTGTTCCTCTCTTTTTTGCATACTATAAATGATGTCTTGGATTCTTCATGCAGTACAACAACATAAATGTCCAACCATATTTTTTCCCTGCTGAAGTTTTTTGCTCAATGGTTTATATTTAATTCACAGAACTTAAGGCTTAAGTGATGGTTAACCCTCAACTGAATTTGAGCCCTTATTTCCATTCAACTTTCCAACTTGTGGATAACTAATATTTCTGAAAGTTTCAATTCACATAGAAAGCCTGcttatgatttaatttgtttatgctTTGTAATTAAGTGACATAAATTGCTAGGGCGGATTTACTTTGTTCCTCTTTAATCAAGTGCGAAAAATAGGTGCATAAAATGTCTATTTACTATAtgcttattttcattaaaagcCAAAATTAGTGAATAACTATTCTATATTtctattcaactttttttttcttcttgcagCCATTCATAATGTTACTGTAAAGGTTATTTAGAAAGTTGGATGTGAATTATGATGATAGTGTATTGACTTTGTCAAAAAATACATAAACTGCTGCAATACTGAGCGGTCTATGGCTGCTATAAAATGTATTTCTAACTCTTTTTTTCAAAGTCTAGAACCTTAATGATGTTTATCGTTTATCTTCCTACTATGTCTCAAGTTGTTTGACTAATTttcttctaatatttatttGCAGGAAATTCAACAAAAGCGAGCTTCTGAAGCTAGGAACTTGGCTCCAGCTAAATCTGCTGCTGAAGCTGTCCATCGAATGCTAACTAAGAAGGTAATTGACATGGATAATAAAGGAAGTTGTTTCTGCAAGTTactattgttttgatttgcagCATCAAAAGCTGCTAACTAATTAATTTCACTCTCGGGGCAGCATTCAGCTGTGAAGTTTTTGTTTAAAGTAGCACATCTCAGTTGGGTAGAATTTATATTAGAAATTTAAAGTCAAGCCAGCTCATATTGTGAAGAATTTCTATTAGAATTTAATCTTAACGAGAAATTACATCTAATGGCCTGGAAAGATTTTGTATTAGAAAACCATTGCAAATGGAGGCTTCCTGGCTCAAAACCTTTGCAATGACCTCATAATGCATCCTGAAAAAATGTAGTTAGGCTAGTCATGTCATGTTGTGAATTTCagggaaagaaaatgaacaGAAAATCTGGGAAGGATACTCGTTGGTCATTCTTAAAACTTTTGTTTGCCAATTTGATACAATGGCTTTGTTCTTCAATGCATGTTATGTGTGTGAACACGCTGGCTTTTCTGTATAAatgtaaagtatatttttacattttgtaTTTAAGGTTCATTCGTATTCCCAAAGCATAATCTATGGGCAATCTCCATTTTTTGTTTAACGAGAAATGTGCTTATGATTTCTTTTGCAGAGACTTGGTTCGAAAATCAACTATGATGTGTTGGAGAAACTCTTTGAGGATTCTGTATGTTATTGCTGtttaccttttcttctttcatacCCGCATCATCCATCTTATTTTCTACTTTTTGTAGAGATTAAGTTTAGTTCCTATAGCATATCTTTGAAAGAGCATGTCCATTTGGTGATTCGAAATTATAACGACAGAAAAGTTCAAATTTTCATGCCACTTTGATGAGTCACTCATTTCTTATTGCACTATTCAGCTGGTGCATCTTGATATATTCTGAACCACATTCTTAAGTATCTTTCTGTCGACAATGTTCGGTTGTAGTTACAACCCCGGGGATAGTGTTTACGAATGAATGAATGACCTTCTATATACTCTTTTGAATATTAATCTGCAAATTGTAAATCTAATGCTGTAAAGATCAAATTTTAGTTATAGAGTAAAACAGTAAAGGAATTAAAGATCTTTCCCTTGATTTATTCACGAAGTACCAGTGTGGAGGACTGCCATGTCTCTGTCTATCCTTGGATTAGCAAAATGAACATCGTATCTTCCACGCTCCTAGAGGAAGAGACTGTCGTTGTTGGTGTCATTTCAGATGCTCTAGTTTCTCATGTAAAgagactttgtttttttatccttttgcaAGGATGAGCATCTAGCTACCTTAGAAGTGTGTCCTTTGCTTTATCCCCTTTTAGCATTTTAGATTACGATGCATGTATTTCTGTGAGTGATTAGAGTTTTCTTAACAGGAGGCTAAGGACACCAAGAAACCGCGAACAGAATCACGTGCTGACTCTGCTGACAAGGTGCTCCATAAAGACGGCAAAGATTGCCGATTAGATCATATGAATGAAAATGATGGTTTGGGGTCACCGGATGAAATCGAAGATGATGCTGTTGAAGAAACATGTGATGATCTTTACTATGAAAATTGTTCTGATGATGACTATGGTAACAGTTTATGGTAAAAGTTTTGGTGATTGCTAATCACGGAGGactgtttttctcttatttttaaacattttctaagaataataataatgcagCGCCATAGAAATCTAAAGCTTTCATGTTGTTGAAGCCCCGCTTGTGTATCTAAGTATTTCTCATGTGTTATCCCACACGCTTCATAGCATCTTTATTCCCTAATGCTCGCTGGGAATCAAGCATCTCAGCTAGTAATGTATAAAACATTGTACAGATCAAACATCACCAACACAGCCACGTAACTAAGTGGATGTGGAAAGCTAGATCATGTCACggaaaatacaagttaatttCAGTTATGTATCATTACAGCACAAGGAACCCATCACCACACACCTCGACCTTCACAACAGGAACATAAACATAACATGTTTTCAAGGCTGATAGCAAACGTAGTACTACTCTTTTATCCTAATAATAATGCATCGACACCAAAATAGGGACATCAAATCTCAACCAGAGATTTCAATGCTCTTGACTTCAGGTTTCTTGACTGCTTCTTCCTTGGGCACGGTCACCGTGAGAACTCCATTTTCCATGGAAGCCTTGACCTGATTCATCTTGGTATTTTCAGGCAGCCTGAACCTCCTCGAGAATTTGCCACTGCTCCTCTCCACGCGATGCCAAGTATCGTTCTTGTCTTCCTTCTCGACATTCCTCTCCCCGCTGATTTGGAGAACTCTATCATCTTCAATCTGGACCTTCACCTCCTCTTTTCTGAGGCCAGGAAGATCGGCCCTGAAGACATGGGCTTCCGGGGTTTCCTTCCAGTCGATGCGAGTGTTAACAAAAGCAGAGTTTTCATCGCGAGGGaaggaaggagaaggaaaagggaAATCCTTTAAAGGGTCCCAAACATCAAGAGAGAAAGGATCGAAGATGCTGCTCCTGCGGTTGCCAAAGAAACTTGGGATCATCGACATTTTGAAGTTTGAACGGCAGAAATTTGGTGGTAGTATAGCACAGTATCTAGAGCTGCTAAATTAGATTCTGCTTTGATTGTTTTTGACTTGATGATGTTTCGGAGAGACAGATTGTGGAGAGGGGTATTTGTAGCAGTTACAGGGAAGGGTCAGGGGTGTTCTAGTACTTTCCGGTCATATTTTGCCTGCAACCGTAAGTGAGAACATTCTAGAGTCTAGCTTCTGGCACGTTCAGTTCGGCTAATTGGCACTTTTGCTTATGTAATCGGTGACGTGGAATAAGCTTCTTGCTTAAGGAAAACTATATTTagcattaaataaatttatcatttttattataataaaaataattattctcaGCGAAGATTTGTAAAACTATGGACGTTCATGGTGGTTTGTTTATAAATAGCTTGTTGATAATTTTAACTTTCTTTCATTCATTCTTATCTTAAAATATACCGGaggtttattgatatttttatatgatttttccaTGCTTATGTCTTAACAATTACttcaaatttgttatttttggtCATTGACTTGAGTGATgggtttaatatgttaatatagatttatttatttatgacattaatttttctttttcaatattgatttttatcttttaaaatgtgATTGCATCACTTGAATAAATGCATCTTTGTTTAACTTTAGCAAAAAACTTTTTCCGCACTTAATATCTGACTTGTGGGCTCTTAGACCATTCAATTGGATTGTAAGCCTATTATATAGAATTTTTATATGTAGttctaaaaaatcttataaaaaacagGTCTTGGTTCTTTAAGCATTGAACACCTAATGCAACATCACAATTTTTAACACATGTTGTGTCTGAatctgaattatatatatatatatatatatatatatatatatataaagcggTTAAGCAAAATCTTATGGTATTAAATATCCTATCAAGAtttcaataaagtttttttgtatatttaaagAGTATCAAGTTATTGATATCTTCAATTATAACCTAAATAACACCACAATCATGGTCCAACCATCCTAAACCGTACCCCACATTAACATAACTCAAGACTGGCATACAATAAATTTTCATCACTTCAGTTTAAACCCCTCAGAATATTGTTCAGTGCTTCAATCTTAACCAGAGTTGTAGAACTTGTTTTCAAATGCGTTTGTTTCATTAGAAAATTAAGATATAAagctacaacttttatgaaggGTAATGAACCCATATCTTCCACTTATATATTGAAAATTTCTCACGACAGTAATGTGTGGAACTATCTAGCAGGTTCCAGGTAAGATCTTTTATCAGTTTTTAGcttatattttgagttttataactTCAAATTATACGAAACCTGTTGCATTTGAAAACtatagatattttaaattttatcattttcaaagtcaaattaCATATGAAAATCTAGTGATAAATTTGTCATGTTTTTAGCTTGTTACTTCAACAAACAACTAAGTGTTTTTAATGTATATCTTCATCATTGAAGGCATCCATTCCCTTTCAATATCAtttctaattatattaaaaatgaatctTATATAAATCAAACTAATTAAATCTACCCTTCATAGACAAAATCTCTCTCACAATGACTGAAGAAACCTTTCCCCTTCATCTTCCTGCTTCTCCCCTGCCAAAGATCACCACATTTGCTACAGATTTGTTAAGGAAGGGAGCAGGAGGTTGATACTTTATAGGTTGATACTTTATGGTCGAAACACATTCTATGAAATCGTCTCTAGAACTATGCAGGGAGCccaaatttttattcttatttttaatcgCAGTTAGGTAGCTCTAGAGTTAAGATAAGCTCCCCTACAAAACATCCAGTAGAAGTAATGAGGGAACTGAAGTTGGCTACCTTTTTTGGCACtaagttttaatttatagtattcaATTGATTCCATTAGGGAGAATATTTGTCCATAACGCTGCTGGAAAAGATAAGAAGTGATgacattaaataataaatgaagCAACTAGAGGGTTGGCAGACTAAATTTCTTGGAAGGGGCTTAAGGaaggaaaaaacatgaaatttccTTGATATCTACAAGGAATTGCACTACAGATAGTGTCAAGAAAAATATCCCTCTAACTTTGTGCCATATGTTGGTCTCTTTCCCTGTACTGGGGAACTCAATTTCGCGACAGGCCAATAGTGCACCCGAAATGATCAGACAACATTCGGAAAAGGCTTCAGTGCTGGACTATGATCCGAGGATTCTCTGTTTCTTTTCATTCTGCGGGTCATTGCAGCTAGGAATCTAATGCTGCATCTCAATGCAGAGAACGAAGCATTCAAGACCGTGAAATGGTATGGAAAACCATATGGGAAGATTGCAGATGATCCATGGAGTCGGTGCCCTCACGGCCTGGTCTAACTCATCCACATGCAGCATCCACGAGCAAGACTCGTTCATTTATCAAGCGTGTACTTCTCTCTCTAGCGAACACCCCAGGCAAGGGAAGTGATCAAGATTAAAAATACTTAAGAGTTTCCTGTTCCTTTCAACAAACAGCATCAAGATTAATAAAGTTGTTTCAACAAATAACATTAGCTTGTATAATCAAGCTTCCTCTGTTTCAAGCTCTCAACTTAATTCAACGGAAAGAAAACTGGGTTTTTTCAGCAACGATTACAGTGAAGTTCCCAAAACATGGTGAAGAATGATTAGGAAAGATGGATTAGGTGAAGGCTTGCGCGGGCTTATTCAATCCCGTTACACGACATGTCTTGTCCTTCACTGattaaacttcaaaataaaataacaatggaCTCCTCTGTTTATCATATATAGCATGGCAAGGGAGCTAAATCGTGAGCCCGTGTTTCCGAGTGCTAGCTCAAAGATTTtgaactcaaaaaattaaaaaataaaatcaatcttCTTAACAACCAAACCAaccttttaatattataacttAAGCTGTTGAAGTAACTAATATTTCTGAGTTTCAAAGTTGTATTCAAACTCAAATGCCTGTTTGgtatttttagctatttttgcTGCTTTGATTTTCTCTAGGTTTCTGTTAAATCATTGATTTGCGCTATGCTTTGGATCgtgtcaaatttttctttaaatataaaaagatatttagatGTTGTTAGTATAttttctagtagaaaaaaaaaaatttaaaccatgTGATGGTTGATTCGATGTAACCTGGTTAATTTTGTGGGGTCTAAAAACAATTCATACCACCCGCAAAAACATAAATGgactaaaaacaatttaaaaatgatatcctttttctaatattaaaataacaacatatttGATTGACTTGGGTCAACCTGGGTTAACAAGTCAAATCCGCAACCCTGGTTATGAAACtataataacctcatagaaaacaaatcaaaataaattatgaaacctaattttcaatcaatccaatattaatgatgaaattaaaaaaaattaattaaaaaggacttAAAAAAAGGACctaagttaacttgtcaaatttgcAACTCAAGTCATAAGACAAAGATAACCCCATGAAAAGCaagttgaaacaaattatgaattttaatcccaatcaacttaatattgaaggatgagattaaaaaaaaatcaattaaaaaacaacataaaataaccTAAGTCAATATGTTAAACTCGTGACCAAAGTCATTGGACCGAGATGacctcatagaaagaaaataaaaaatgatttgatttaaccCAAGTTGACCTGTCAAACCTGCAACTTGATTATGAAACTGAGATAAACTCATAAagagtaaatcaaaataaattatgaagttcaattcttaatCGTCCCTGTCgtactaaatgttgaatgatgaaattgaaatgatgCTTCTTGGAtacaataaaaagcaaatccaGTGTTGAAGGACTTGTGACCTATGTCATGAAACCAaaataatctcttaaaaaaataaaaataaaaacaactcaatttaACCAAGGTTAAAACACCAAAACCTACAATTTTAATCATAAGACTAAGATAtcctaataaaaagcaaatcaaaatagattatgaagctcaattcccaaccaatccagtattgaatgatgaaattaaaaaacaaaatcaattaaaaaaagattaaaaaaaaaactcgagcaACATGGGTTAACCTATTAAGCATTATTCTTAGGTCATAAGGCCGAAATAACATAACagaaagtaaacaaaacaaatcatgaagtttaattctcaatcaaggatgaaattgaaaaataagataattaagaaaaaaaaaaacttgagttaattgggttaacccatcaaagtTACGACTTgtatcataaaagtgtgataacttaataaaaaaccaaatttaatattaaaaaataattaaaacaaaaaaagaacattgattgaaaaaaatcaaatatgaaaaaaaaaagaggcaagaCACTATTCCAATGAATAGTGCTTTGTGAGGAAATGTACAACAAAACGTCAATCAACTCagtattaaatgataaaattaaaagaaaaaaaagttaattaaaaaaaacatgagttagtcgagttaacttgtcaaactcgcAATCCATGTAATGAGAGTGTTATAACTCAATAAAAGAACAAAtctaatagtaataaaaaaaaaaaaacattgatggaaaaaaatcagagaaaaaaaaatgagaaagggCACAGTAAAACCCCTCTCCTGTTTTTTTGATTAAACCCGGGTCGAGGATTTTACAAGTTGTAGGTTTTAGAGATTAGACCAGGTTTAGGAGGTTTGTCCAGGTttgctagagttttttttttttttttttagctttttgttatgttttttttcttattttttagatttgattctaTTGGGTTAgctttgtataatttttttcaatttcacctcctatcatttttcaatctataaataatttatcaaattataaatattttttaatttcatcccctataattttttagtcttttaaatttggtactcatttttttaattgttgtttattttatttgggattatttgttttttttcaaatttcatcatccTTAGCTATTTTTCTCTCAAACgttatcctcattttttttgttatttttttttacaaatttttttattaatatttttttaacaattgtatccttcaaaattaaatttgttgataTTTAAGCTTTATCATTAAACTCTAGTCCATGATTCAACGAGTTGCAAGTTTTTAAGATTTAACAGGTGTAGGAGGTTCGCctgagtttttttagttttttttttttaagctgatgtttttttttcttgaagttttactttttacttttttgttcttttgttagGTTAGTATTGGGTTGTTTGATAATCCGAATAtggttatttttatctatttttcattgtttttatttttagtttatttattgttgttgtcttttaaatatgatttaaattgtTACTTGAACCAATGACTcaagacttttatttttttttagcctagCACTTT
Coding sequences within it:
- the LOC118035254 gene encoding 17.5 kDa class I heat shock protein: MSMIPSFFGNRRSSIFDPFSLDVWDPLKDFPFPSPSFPRDENSAFVNTRIDWKETPEAHVFRADLPGLRKEEVKVQIEDDRVLQISGERNVEKEDKNDTWHRVERSSGKFSRRFRLPENTKMNQVKASMENGVLTVTVPKEEAVKKPEVKSIEISG